A genomic stretch from Arachis stenosperma cultivar V10309 chromosome 3, arast.V10309.gnm1.PFL2, whole genome shotgun sequence includes:
- the LOC130969909 gene encoding probable aquaporin NIP5-1 translates to MKVSCSLPPPPVLLARKVGAEFIGLETLIGCAVVTGLALMVIILSTGCSSQPDYHHFLCCFEALSKEECANVYWSTNIGVSVCHIYSEGSVSFIQGGGVTVL, encoded by the exons ATGAAAGTCTCTTGCTCTTTGCCACCTCCTCCTGTTCTTCTTGCCAGAAAG GTGGGAGCTGAGTTTATTGGATTGGAGACTTTGATTGGCTGCGCTGTCGTCACCGGCCTTGCGCTCATGGTGATCATCCTCTCTACCGGGTGCTCATCTCAACCCGACTATCACCATTTCCTTTGCTGCTTTGAAGCACTTTCCAAGGAAGAAT GTGCCAATGTATATTGGAGCACAAATATTGGCGTCAGTGTGTGCCACATTTATAGTGAAGGAAGTGTATCATTCATTCAAGGGGGTGGAGTGACAGTTCTTTGA